In a single window of the Arachis hypogaea cultivar Tifrunner chromosome 6, arahy.Tifrunner.gnm2.J5K5, whole genome shotgun sequence genome:
- the LOC112697310 gene encoding monodehydroascorbate reductase 4, peroxisomal has protein sequence MGRAFVYVILGGGVAAGYAALEFVKKGVSHGELCIISDEPVAPYERPALSKGFLLPEAPARLPSFHTCVGANEERLTPKWYKENGIELVLGTGVKSADVKRKTLLTTTGETISYKILIVATGARALKLEEFGVSGSDAQNVCYLRNIADANRLVNAVQSSPGGNAVVIGGGYIGMECAASLVINKINVTMVFPEAHCMARLFTPKIASYYEEYYKSRGVNFVKGTVLSSFDFDSDGKVTAVNLRDGRKISVDMVVVGIGIRPNTSLFEGQLTLEKGGIKVNGKLQSSNSSVYAIGDVAAFPVKAFGETRRLEHVDSARQSARYVVAAIMEPGKTGEFDYLPFFYSRVFTLSWQFYGDNVGEVVYFGDFSGSTFGAYWVNKGHLVGAFLEGGTKEEYEAVAKATRFRPAIEDLTELERQGLTFAVTVSQKQLSSPPQIQVTSSTDLVLEKPLYAWHATAGVILAASVAAFAYYYGKKRRRW, from the exons ATGGGAAGAGCCTTCGTTTACGTGATTCTTGGCGGAGGCGTCGCTGCTGGCTATGCTGCTCTTGAATTCGTCAAAAAAGGAGTCTCTCATGGCGAACTCTGCATTATTTCTGACGAACCC GTTGCTCCTTATGAGAGACCTGCACTAAGCAAAGGATTTTTGCTTCCGGAAG CTCCTGCTCGGCTTCCATCCTTTCATACTTGTGTTGGTGCAAACGAAGAACGGCTAACTCCAAAATGGTATAAAGAAAATG gaatTGAATTAGTACTTGGAACCGGTGTTAAGTCTGCTGATGTGAAGCGGAAGACACTATTAACAACAACTGGGGAGACCATAAGTTACAAGATTCTTATTGTTGCAACTGGTGCTCGG GCTTTGAAGCTGGAAGAATTCGGTGTGAGTGGATCTGATGCGCAAAATGTCTGCTATTTACGTAATATAGCAGATGCAAATAGGCTTGTCAATGCTGTGCAATCTTCTCCTGGTGGGAATGCTGTTGTCATTGGTGGTGGATACATAGGCATGGAGTGTGCAGCATCTTTAGTGATCAATAAAATTAACGTAACCATGGTCTTCCCTGAAGCACATTGCA TGGCTCGTTTATTTACACCAAAGATTGCAAGCTACTATGAAGAATATTATAAATCAAGAGGAGTAAATTTCGTTAAGGGAACTGTTCTGTCATCATTTGATTTTGATTCTGATGGAAAG GTTACAGCAGTGAATCTTAGAGATGGAAGGAAGATATCTGTTGACATGGTTGTAGTGGGAATTGGAATACGTCCAAATACCAGTCTGTTTGAAGGTCAACTTACTTTAGAGAAAGGTGGAATCAAAGTAAACGGAAAGCTGCAGTCAAGCAACAGCTCGGTCTACGCAATTGGAGATGTCGCGGCATTTCCAGTCAAAGCATTTGGGGAGACTCGTAGACTCGAGCATGTGGATTCAGCACGGCAATCCGCAAGATATGTTGTTGCTGCTATTATGGAACCTGGTAAAACAGGGGAATTCGATTACCTTCCGTTTTTCTACTCAAGAGTCTTCACATTGTCTTGGCAATTTTATGGGGACAATGTTGGAGAAGTCGTCTACTTCGGAGATTTTTCCGGTAGTACATTCGGAGCATACTGGGTAAACAAGGGCCACCTTGTTGGGGCATTCCTTGAAGGTGGGACTAAAGAAGAGTACGAAGCTGTAGCTAAGGCCACTAGGTTTAGGCCAGCTATTGAAGACTTAACCGAGTTGGAGAGGCAGGGTTTAACATTTGCGGTTACTGTTAGTCAAAAACAGTTGTCTTCACCACCACAGATTCAGGTTACCTCCTCCACAGACCTAGTTTTGGAGAAACCGTTATATGCTTGGCACGCTACGGCTGGGGTTATTCTTGCTGCATCAGTGGCTGCATTTGCATATTACTATGGGAAAAAGCGCCGCAGATGGTGA